A window of the Synechococcus sp. LTW-R genome harbors these coding sequences:
- a CDS encoding sulfurtransferase TusA family protein: MTQLDLRGTPCPLNFIRTMLALEKLSAGEWLQVDLDAGEPEEMVASGLREAGHRVELESLEAGAVRLLICRCG, translated from the coding sequence ATGACCCAGCTCGATCTCCGCGGGACCCCCTGCCCGCTCAATTTCATCCGCACCATGCTCGCCCTGGAGAAGCTCTCCGCCGGCGAGTGGCTGCAGGTGGATCTCGATGCGGGCGAGCCCGAGGAGATGGTCGCCAGCGGCTTGCGGGAGGCTGGACATCGCGTTGAGCTGGAGTCCTTGGAGGCTGGGGCGGTGCGCCTGTTGATCTGTCGCTGTGGCTGA
- the rsgA gene encoding ribosome small subunit-dependent GTPase A → MADALVMALEANFCRVQLDRPGPGGVQELLCVRRTRLGKTGQQICVGDRVEVEGIDWPEARAAIAAVAPRSSLLERPAVANCSRVVVVAALDQPELDPLQLTRFLLTAERTGVAVELVLTKADLLSEAEQQRWRERLIAWGYSPLLVSSKCGDGLAVLGDRLAAPGISVLCGPSGVGKSSLINALLPQLSLRVSEVSGRLQRGRHTTRHVELFPLASGALLADSPGFNRPSLPADPAELGMLFPEIRQRLEAGVCQFKNCLHQGDPGCAVGSDWDRHGLYLTCLESVQQQVARQPRLRTAGLKQRGGKEEPLLDQRLRQSSRRRLRQVEPDEEA, encoded by the coding sequence GTGGCTGACGCCCTGGTGATGGCCCTCGAGGCCAACTTTTGCCGGGTGCAACTGGATCGGCCGGGCCCTGGAGGGGTGCAAGAGCTTCTCTGCGTGCGCCGGACGCGGCTGGGCAAGACCGGCCAACAGATTTGTGTGGGTGATCGCGTTGAGGTGGAGGGCATCGACTGGCCCGAAGCCCGCGCCGCGATCGCGGCTGTGGCACCCCGCAGCAGCCTGCTGGAGCGTCCCGCGGTTGCCAACTGCAGCCGCGTCGTGGTGGTGGCGGCCCTGGATCAGCCGGAATTGGACCCGCTGCAACTCACCCGTTTTTTGCTGACCGCTGAGCGCACGGGGGTCGCCGTGGAGCTGGTCCTCACCAAGGCCGATCTGCTGAGCGAGGCCGAGCAGCAGCGCTGGCGTGAGCGACTCATAGCTTGGGGTTACTCCCCTCTCCTCGTCTCCTCCAAGTGCGGCGATGGCCTGGCCGTCCTCGGTGATCGCTTGGCGGCACCAGGGATTTCGGTGCTTTGCGGCCCTTCCGGGGTGGGTAAGAGCAGCCTGATTAATGCCCTGCTGCCGCAGCTGAGCTTGCGGGTGAGTGAGGTTTCCGGTCGTCTACAGCGGGGGCGCCACACCACGCGCCACGTGGAGCTCTTCCCGCTGGCGTCGGGGGCGCTCTTGGCGGATTCTCCCGGCTTTAATCGGCCCTCCTTGCCCGCGGATCCTGCGGAGCTTGGGATGCTCTTCCCCGAGATCCGGCAGCGGCTTGAGGCTGGGGTTTGTCAGTTCAAGAATTGCCTGCACCAGGGCGATCCCGGCTGCGCCGTCGGCAGCGATTGGGATCGCCATGGCTTGTATCTCACATGCCTGGAGTCGGTCCAGCAGCAGGTGGCGCGGCAACCCCGGCTACGCACGGCCGGGTTGAAGCAGCGGGGAGGCAAAGAGGAGCCCTTGCTTGATCAGCGCCTGCGCCAAAGCTCGAGGCGCAGGCTGCGGCAGGTGGAGCCGGATGAGGAGGCCTAG
- a CDS encoding YbaB/EbfC family nucleoid-associated protein translates to MAGFGLPNFGQLTEAFKKAQQIQQDAAKLQEELDAMEIEGQSSCGRASVWLSGNQQPLKVRLDPALLAEGASSTENATLEALKSAYDNSTGTMKERMEDLTGGLNLNLPGMG, encoded by the coding sequence ATGGCCGGTTTCGGTCTCCCCAATTTCGGCCAGCTCACCGAGGCCTTCAAAAAGGCCCAACAAATCCAACAGGACGCCGCCAAGCTCCAGGAGGAGCTGGATGCGATGGAAATCGAAGGCCAAAGCAGCTGCGGCCGCGCCAGTGTTTGGCTCTCAGGCAACCAGCAGCCCCTAAAGGTGCGCCTGGACCCCGCCCTGCTCGCCGAGGGTGCCTCCAGCACCGAGAACGCAACCCTCGAGGCCCTGAAATCGGCCTACGACAACTCCACCGGGACGATGAAGGAGCGGATGGAAGACCTCACCGGCGGCCTGAACCTGAACCTGCCCGGCATGGGCTAG
- the murB gene encoding UDP-N-acetylmuramate dehydrogenase, translated as MAPSLPDGLRRSVTLADYTTWKVGGPAAFLAEPESTEELLALLRWAQTEGCGQRVIGAGSNLLISDQGLEGLTLCTRHIQGAELESASGLIEAKAGEPIPTLARRAARAGLAGLEWAVGIPGTVGGAAVMNAGAQGGCTAEVLESVTVVDPNQPGQTHTIPGRELDFAYRHSRLQDEALVVLSARFRLSPGHDPKTVSQRTSANLHSRTSSQPYQQPSCGSVFRNPEPQKAGQLIEGLGLKGFAIGGAQVSPIHANFIVNTGAASAGEIDQLIALVQERVMQRHAIALRTEVKRLGPFEDIALAA; from the coding sequence GCGGAACCTGAATCCACCGAAGAGCTACTGGCCCTCTTGCGCTGGGCCCAGACCGAGGGCTGCGGGCAGCGGGTCATCGGAGCAGGCTCCAACCTGCTGATTAGCGATCAAGGCCTCGAGGGGCTCACCCTCTGCACCCGCCACATCCAAGGAGCTGAACTGGAGAGCGCAAGCGGCCTGATTGAGGCCAAAGCAGGCGAGCCCATCCCCACCTTGGCGAGGCGGGCGGCGCGTGCCGGCCTGGCGGGCCTGGAGTGGGCCGTCGGCATTCCAGGCACCGTCGGTGGAGCGGCCGTCATGAACGCTGGGGCCCAGGGGGGCTGCACGGCCGAGGTCCTCGAAAGCGTCACCGTGGTGGACCCCAACCAGCCCGGCCAAACCCACACCATTCCTGGCCGGGAGCTGGACTTTGCCTATCGCCACAGCCGCCTCCAAGACGAGGCCCTGGTGGTCCTCTCGGCGCGCTTTCGGCTCTCGCCGGGCCACGACCCGAAAACCGTGAGCCAACGCACCAGCGCCAATCTCCACAGCCGAACCAGCAGCCAGCCCTACCAGCAACCCAGCTGCGGCAGTGTCTTTCGCAACCCCGAACCACAGAAAGCAGGGCAACTCATCGAAGGACTCGGCCTCAAGGGCTTCGCTATTGGGGGCGCCCAGGTCTCCCCGATCCACGCCAACTTCATCGTCAACACCGGCGCCGCAAGCGCGGGGGAGATTGACCAGCTGATCGCCCTGGTCCAGGAACGCGTGATGCAGCGCCACGCCATCGCCCTGCGCACCGAGGTAAAACGGCTCGGTCCCTTCGAGGACATCGCCTTAGCGGCGTAG